The Coraliomargarita parva genome contains a region encoding:
- a CDS encoding aldo/keto reductase, which produces MLKSTATMAAVAPNLSGATIVSSGSDRLGATLPVRPFGKTGESLTALGLGGFHSASGGDRNGQALIETALEQGIRFFDTAHKYLGGASERLYGNYLTPKYREDVFIMSKCDTRDPALPAATQLERSLQRLKTDYIDLWMVHTLIDEADAEKRVLEMLPVIEKAKASGKIRHCGVSGHYSTAALLKALDLTTERPIDALLMPISAVDSVSQDSFIQEVLPELGKRQIAPLAMKTMGAGRITSHMIGGKRVVPDRISLDENQWFVLSLPVCSWVSGMTTVEQVQTNADILRRFTRLTESDRLTIAEKLLDVADEAALQPYREWLT; this is translated from the coding sequence ATGCTCAAGTCCACCGCGACCATGGCTGCGGTTGCTCCGAACTTGTCGGGAGCCACGATAGTATCCTCGGGATCGGACCGCCTGGGAGCAACCCTCCCCGTCCGCCCCTTCGGCAAAACCGGCGAATCCCTCACCGCACTGGGTCTCGGCGGGTTTCACTCAGCCTCCGGCGGAGACCGGAACGGGCAGGCCCTGATCGAGACGGCCCTGGAACAGGGTATCCGCTTCTTCGATACTGCGCATAAGTATCTCGGGGGCGCATCGGAACGCTTGTACGGCAACTACCTGACGCCGAAATACAGGGAAGACGTCTTCATCATGTCCAAGTGCGATACGCGCGACCCGGCGCTCCCCGCCGCTACGCAATTGGAGCGCTCCCTTCAGCGTCTGAAGACAGACTATATCGACCTGTGGATGGTTCACACCCTGATCGACGAAGCAGATGCCGAAAAACGCGTACTGGAAATGCTACCGGTGATTGAAAAGGCCAAAGCCTCCGGCAAGATCCGTCACTGTGGCGTCTCCGGTCATTACTCGACCGCTGCCCTGCTCAAAGCCCTGGACCTGACCACAGAACGTCCCATCGACGCCTTGCTCATGCCGATCAGCGCGGTCGACTCAGTTTCACAAGACAGCTTCATCCAGGAAGTCCTGCCGGAACTCGGGAAGCGGCAAATCGCCCCTCTGGCCATGAAGACCATGGGCGCGGGACGCATTACCAGCCACATGATCGGCGGCAAGCGAGTGGTGCCGGACCGGATCAGCCTGGACGAGAACCAGTGGTTTGTCCTCTCCCTCCCGGTCTGCAGCTGGGTCAGCGGAATGACCACGGTGGAACAAGTACAAACGAACGCCGACATCCTGCGACGCTTCACCCGCTTGACAGAAAGCGACCGATTGACCATTGCCGAGAAATTGCTCGACGTCGCCGACGAGGCAGCACTGCAGCCCTACCGTGAGTGGCTCACCTAG
- a CDS encoding DegT/DnrJ/EryC1/StrS family aminotransferase, whose protein sequence is MSDTPITVPLLDLKPQYQALAAELDEAVARVVQSQYFILGPEVEGLEAEVAHYCGAEHAVGVSSGTDALIVAMMAMGIGPGDEVITTPYTFFGTVGSIVRIGAKPVFVDIEPDSFNIDVSKIEAAITDKTRAIAPVHLFGQMADMRAINRLAREHELLVIEDAAQAIGAKQNGRRACSFGHMGCLSFFPTKNLGCFGDGGMIVTDDADYAQIARQLRNHGMEPKYYHARVGGNFRLDALQAAVLRIKLPHLDSWHEARRENAALYRKLFKEAGLVRTHEQLGTGLEGGVVLPPETENNYHIYNQFVIYSDQRDALMQHMKANNVGCEIYYPLALHEQECFRLLGYFKGDFPNAERAAAHSLALPIYPDLSPDMIQRVVEVIASFN, encoded by the coding sequence ATGAGTGATACGCCCATTACAGTCCCACTGCTCGATCTTAAGCCCCAGTATCAGGCCCTCGCCGCCGAACTGGACGAAGCGGTCGCACGCGTGGTGCAATCCCAATACTTTATTCTCGGCCCAGAAGTCGAAGGCCTCGAAGCGGAAGTCGCCCACTACTGTGGTGCGGAACATGCCGTCGGGGTCTCCTCCGGCACAGACGCCCTGATCGTGGCGATGATGGCCATGGGAATCGGCCCGGGCGACGAAGTCATCACCACCCCCTACACCTTTTTTGGAACTGTCGGGTCAATTGTGCGAATCGGCGCCAAGCCAGTCTTCGTCGATATCGAACCGGACAGCTTCAACATCGACGTTTCGAAGATCGAAGCGGCCATCACCGATAAAACCCGCGCCATCGCACCGGTGCACCTCTTTGGCCAAATGGCCGACATGCGGGCCATCAACCGGCTGGCCCGCGAGCACGAGCTGCTCGTCATCGAAGATGCCGCCCAAGCGATCGGCGCCAAGCAGAATGGCCGCCGGGCCTGCTCCTTCGGGCACATGGGCTGCCTTTCTTTTTTCCCGACGAAGAACCTGGGCTGCTTCGGCGATGGCGGAATGATCGTGACTGATGATGCGGACTACGCCCAAATTGCCCGCCAGCTGCGCAACCACGGCATGGAGCCCAAATACTACCATGCACGCGTCGGCGGCAACTTCCGACTGGATGCCCTTCAGGCTGCGGTCCTCCGGATCAAACTCCCCCATCTGGACAGCTGGCACGAAGCCCGCCGCGAGAATGCCGCGCTCTACCGCAAACTCTTCAAGGAGGCCGGGCTGGTCCGTACCCATGAACAACTGGGAACCGGTCTGGAAGGCGGCGTCGTCCTGCCTCCGGAAACTGAGAACAACTACCACATCTACAATCAGTTTGTCATCTATAGCGATCAACGTGACGCCCTCATGCAGCACATGAAGGCCAACAACGTCGGATGTGAAATCTACTACCCGCTGGCCCTACACGAGCAGGAGTGCTTCCGCCTGTTGGGCTACTTTAAGGGCGACTTTCCGAATGCAGAACGGGCCGCGGCCCACAGTCTGGCACTGCCGATCTACCCGGACCTCAGCCCGGATATGATTCAACGTGTGGTTGAAGTCATCGCCAGCTTCAACTAA
- a CDS encoding ABC transporter ATP-binding protein, translated as MPENEPSTPLLSVRDLKVHFPVRGGVMQHTVDWVRAVDGISFEIPRGKTVGLVGESGSGKTTTGRAIARLVPVTAGEIHYEEQLISRLGNRAFFPYRKKIQVIFQDPFSSLNPRMTIFSIIAEPLEIHFPQWSRAQRQARVADLLEKVGLSPDFMERYPHQFSGGQRQRIGIARALAVEPEFIICDEPVSALDVSVQAQIVNLLQDLQDEFGLTYLFIAHDLAVVEHISDEVLVMTEGRIVEQASAQEIYSNPQHPYTIKLLEAVPGI; from the coding sequence ATGCCTGAAAACGAGCCGTCTACGCCTTTGCTCTCTGTCCGGGACCTGAAGGTCCATTTTCCCGTGCGTGGGGGCGTCATGCAACATACGGTGGACTGGGTCCGCGCTGTGGACGGGATTTCCTTCGAGATCCCGCGGGGCAAAACGGTTGGTCTCGTCGGGGAGAGTGGCAGCGGCAAGACGACCACGGGGCGCGCGATTGCACGATTGGTGCCCGTCACGGCTGGCGAGATCCACTACGAGGAACAGTTGATTTCCCGTCTGGGGAATCGTGCATTTTTTCCTTATCGTAAAAAGATCCAGGTCATCTTCCAGGACCCATTCAGTTCGCTGAATCCCCGGATGACGATATTCAGTATAATAGCCGAGCCCCTTGAAATCCATTTCCCGCAATGGTCCCGGGCGCAAAGGCAGGCCCGGGTGGCCGATTTGCTGGAGAAAGTGGGCTTGAGCCCGGATTTCATGGAGCGCTACCCGCACCAGTTTAGTGGAGGCCAGCGCCAACGTATCGGCATCGCCCGTGCACTTGCGGTGGAACCGGAGTTTATTATCTGTGACGAGCCGGTCAGTGCCCTGGATGTCTCGGTTCAGGCGCAGATTGTCAATTTGCTCCAGGATCTGCAGGATGAGTTCGGTCTGACCTATCTCTTTATCGCCCATGACCTTGCAGTGGTGGAGCATATTAGTGACGAGGTTCTGGTCATGACGGAAGGCAGGATAGTGGAGCAAGCCAGCGCGCAGGAGATCTACTCGAACCCGCAGCATCCCTACACGATAAAGCTGCTGGAGGCTGTCCCCGGAATCTGA
- a CDS encoding entericidin A/B family lipoprotein: MKRTIKLLVGGLLVASLLSLSACNTVKGFGKDVEALGKTLQGSAE, encoded by the coding sequence ATGAAAAGAACAATCAAGTTACTTGTGGGCGGCCTGCTAGTCGCATCACTGCTATCCCTGTCCGCCTGCAATACTGTAAAAGGTTTTGGCAAAGACGTCGAAGCTCTTGGTAAGACATTGCAGGGCTCGGCAGAGTGA